A stretch of the Sylvia atricapilla isolate bSylAtr1 chromosome 28, bSylAtr1.pri, whole genome shotgun sequence genome encodes the following:
- the LOC136372569 gene encoding tumor necrosis factor receptor superfamily member 10B-like isoform X4, translated as MTALPDYRKGQQSTCWAPEPAVTTQEFLLATFGTGAVTLRKRDSLDTVWGAEGGYYMKSDGLYYCQKCPPDQVEQSPCQPVRNTVCACRNGTFCPPEHPCEMCQKCQPRCPEGQMVQKPCRPDSDLQCAPATDSTVPLYISVIIGTAACVGVFGVVFLLWKYRCSSPGDGRPSNRRRYEMVTSMFRKLWYRSVSTGAEDNATNNNLQNQQRELEPPLVVPSSGSRSRRKRLVPVPGKDPTQVLQDTFYPLAEKIPRDDWKKFGRKLYLEENDIVMVNSSDAFYDMLYKWLIREGSKASLNTLLDALDELHLCGVAEKISSMVLQNGTFQNETS; from the exons ATGACTGCTCTTCCTGATTACAGGAAGGGACAGCAGAGCACTTGCTGGGCACCGGAGCCCGCAGTGACAACCCAGGAGTTCCTG ctggccaCTTTTGGAACTGGTGCTGTCACCCTGAGGAAGAGGGACAGCTTGGATACAGTTTGGGGAGCAGAAGGTGGTTACTACATGAAAAGTGACGGTCTCTACTATTGCCAGAAGTGCCCTCCAG ACCAGGTGGAGCAGAGTCCCTGCCAGCCCGTCAGGAACACGGTGTGTGCCTGCAGGAACGGCACCTTCTGCCCCCCAGAGCACCCCTGTGAGATGTGCCAGAAGTGCCAGCCCAG GTGTCCTGAGGGTCAGATGGTGCAGAAACCCTGCAGACCTGACAGTGACCTGCAGTGTGCTCCTGCCACGGATAGCACGGTGCCCCTGT ACATCAGTGTCATCATCGGGACGGCTGCGTGTGTGGGCGTCTTTGGGGTTGTGTTCTTGCTCTGGAAATACcgctgcagctccccag GGGATGGGAGACCCTCGAACAGGAGGCGCTATGAAATGGTG ACCTCCATGTTCCGAAAACTCTGGTACAGGAGCGtgagcacaggggcagaggACAATGCCACCAACAATAACCTGCAGAACCAGCAGCGTGAGCTGGAGCCGCCACTG GTGGTGCCATCGAGTGGAAGCAGAAGCCGTAGAAAGAGGCTGGTTCCGGTGCCAGGGAAGGACCCCACTCAAG TGCTGCAGGACACCTTTTACCCCTTGGCTGAGAAGATCCCCAGGGACGACTGGAAGAAGTTTGGCCGCAAGCTGTACCTGGAGGAGAACGACATCGTCATGGTCAACTCCAGCGACGCCTTCTACGACATGCTCTACAAGTGGCTGATCAGGGAGGGCTCCAAGGCCTCCCTGAACACGCTGCTGGACGCCCTGGACGAGCTGCACCTCTGCGGGGTGGCAGAGAAAATCTCCTCCATGGTGCTCCAGAACGGAACTTTCCAGAATGAAACCAGCTGA
- the CHMP7 gene encoding charged multivesicular body protein 7 isoform X2 — MCSPGEASPGPAPAGDLPPEWETDDERMAFLFSAFKQSREVNSTEWDSKMAFWVGLVLARGRRRGAVRTCLRELQNGFERRGSVPLGLGTVLRELLRRGKLQRESDFMASVDSSWISWGVGVFILKPLKWTLSSVLGDSKIPEEEEVLIYVELLQEKAEEVYRFYQNSALSSHPVVALSELRSLCAGLCPDERTFYLLLLQLQKEKRVTILEQNGEKIVKFARGLHAKVSPMNDVDIGVYQLMQSEQLLSQKVESLSQEAEKCKEDARSACRAGKKQLVFNAYQAGVGALKLSMKDVTVERAENLVDQIQELCDTQDEVAQTLAGVGINGLEMDSEELEKELDSLLQDSSKDSLDLPPVPQKVPSAPISDAELEAELEQLSVSAGDLAQKTPSTSSEPKTALGLNL, encoded by the exons ATGTGCAGCCCGGGGGAGGCCTCCCCTGGGCCGGCCCCGGCCGGGGACCTGCCCCCGGAGTGGGAGACGGATGACGAGCGTATGGCTTTCCTGTTCTCGGCCTTCAAGCAGAGCCGCGAGGTGAACAGCACCGAGTGGGACAGCAAGATGGCCTTCTGGGTCGGGCTGGTGCTGGCCCGCGGCCGGCGGAGGGGCGCGGTGAGGACGtgcctgagggagctgcagaaCGGCTTCGAGCGGCGGGGCAGCGTCCCCTTGGGGCTGGGCACCGTcctcagggagctgctcag ACGTGGGAAGCTCCAGAGGGAGTCAGACTTCATGGCCAGTGTAGACAGCAGCTGGATCTCGTGGGGTGTGGGAGTTTTCATCCTGAAGCCCCTCAAGTGGACCCTCTCCAGCGTGCTGGGGGACAGCAAAAttcctgaggaagaggaggttcTGATTTACGTGGAGCTGCTTCAG gagaaggcagaggaagTTTATCGCTTCTACCAGAACTCTGCCCTCTCTTCCCACCCCGTGGTCGCCCTGTCCGAGCTCCGCTCCCTCTGCGCCGGCCTCTGCCCGGACGAAAGGACCTTCTActtgttgctgctgcagctgcagaaggagaagAGGGTCACCATCCTGGAACAGAATGGAGAGAAG ATTGTGAAGTTTGCCCGAGGCCTCCACGCCAAGGTGTCCCCGATGAATGATGTGGACATCGGGGTTTATCAGCTGATGCAGAgtgagcagctgctgtcacagaaGGTGGAGTCCCTTTCCCAGGAAGCAGAGAA GTGTAAAGAGGATGCCAGGAGTGcttgcagagctgggaagaagcAGCTG gtGTTTAATGCCTACCAGGCTGGAGTGGGAGCTCTGAAGCTTTCCATGAAGGATGTGACAGTGGAGAGGGCAGAGAACCTGGTGGATCAGATCCAAGAG CTTTGTGACACTCAAGATGAAGTGGCCCAGACTCTGGCAGGAGTGGGGATCAATGGTCTGG AGATGGactctgaggagctggagaaggagctggacaGTCTCCTGCAGGACTCCAGTAAGGATTCCCTGGATCTGCCTCCCGTGCCCCAGAAGGTGCCCAGTGCCCCCATCTCTGACGCCGAGCTggaagctgagctggagcagctctctgtgtctgctggag ATCTGGCACAAAAGACTCCCTCTACTTCTTCTGAACCCAAAACCGCTCTGGGACTGAATCTCTGA
- the LOC136372569 gene encoding tumor necrosis factor receptor superfamily member 10B-like isoform X2 has translation MTALPDYRKGQQSTCWAPEPAVTTQEFLLATFGTGAVTLRKRDSLDTVWGAEGGYYMKSDGLYYCQKCPPGTYLAAECKEQNGSSECKPCGYGEYMEYPSAFQTCRECSKCREDQVEQSPCQPVRNTVCACRNGTFCPPEHPCEMCQKCQPRCPEGQMVQKPCRPDSDLQCAPATDSTVPLYISVIIGTAACVGVFGVVFLLWKYRCSSPGDGRPSNRRRYEMTSMFRKLWYRSVSTGAEDNATNNNLQNQQRELEPPLVVPSSGSRSRRKRLVPVPGKDPTQVLQDTFYPLAEKIPRDDWKKFGRKLYLEENDIVMVNSSDAFYDMLYKWLIREGSKASLNTLLDALDELHLCGVAEKISSMVLQNGTFQNETS, from the exons ATGACTGCTCTTCCTGATTACAGGAAGGGACAGCAGAGCACTTGCTGGGCACCGGAGCCCGCAGTGACAACCCAGGAGTTCCTG ctggccaCTTTTGGAACTGGTGCTGTCACCCTGAGGAAGAGGGACAGCTTGGATACAGTTTGGGGAGCAGAAGGTGGTTACTACATGAAAAGTGACGGTCTCTACTATTGCCAGAAGTGCCCTCCAG GCACTTACCTTGCAGCAGAGTGTAAAGAACAGAATGGCTCTAGCGAGTGTAAGCCCTGTGGATACGGGGAATACATGGAATATCCAAGTGCCTTCCAGACGTGCCGGGAGTGCTCCAAGTGCAGGGAAG ACCAGGTGGAGCAGAGTCCCTGCCAGCCCGTCAGGAACACGGTGTGTGCCTGCAGGAACGGCACCTTCTGCCCCCCAGAGCACCCCTGTGAGATGTGCCAGAAGTGCCAGCCCAG GTGTCCTGAGGGTCAGATGGTGCAGAAACCCTGCAGACCTGACAGTGACCTGCAGTGTGCTCCTGCCACGGATAGCACGGTGCCCCTGT ACATCAGTGTCATCATCGGGACGGCTGCGTGTGTGGGCGTCTTTGGGGTTGTGTTCTTGCTCTGGAAATACcgctgcagctccccag GGGATGGGAGACCCTCGAACAGGAGGCGCTATGAAATG ACCTCCATGTTCCGAAAACTCTGGTACAGGAGCGtgagcacaggggcagaggACAATGCCACCAACAATAACCTGCAGAACCAGCAGCGTGAGCTGGAGCCGCCACTG GTGGTGCCATCGAGTGGAAGCAGAAGCCGTAGAAAGAGGCTGGTTCCGGTGCCAGGGAAGGACCCCACTCAAG TGCTGCAGGACACCTTTTACCCCTTGGCTGAGAAGATCCCCAGGGACGACTGGAAGAAGTTTGGCCGCAAGCTGTACCTGGAGGAGAACGACATCGTCATGGTCAACTCCAGCGACGCCTTCTACGACATGCTCTACAAGTGGCTGATCAGGGAGGGCTCCAAGGCCTCCCTGAACACGCTGCTGGACGCCCTGGACGAGCTGCACCTCTGCGGGGTGGCAGAGAAAATCTCCTCCATGGTGCTCCAGAACGGAACTTTCCAGAATGAAACCAGCTGA
- the CHMP7 gene encoding charged multivesicular body protein 7 isoform X1, producing the protein MCSPGEASPGPAPAGDLPPEWETDDERMAFLFSAFKQSREVNSTEWDSKMAFWVGLVLARGRRRGAVRTCLRELQNGFERRGSVPLGLGTVLRELLRRGKLQRESDFMASVDSSWISWGVGVFILKPLKWTLSSVLGDSKIPEEEEVLIYVELLQEKAEEVYRFYQNSALSSHPVVALSELRSLCAGLCPDERTFYLLLLQLQKEKRVTILEQNGEKIVKFARGLHAKVSPMNDVDIGVYQLMQSEQLLSQKVESLSQEAEKCKEDARSACRAGKKQLALRCLKSKRRTERRIEELHSKLDAVQGILDRIYASQTDQMVFNAYQAGVGALKLSMKDVTVERAENLVDQIQELCDTQDEVAQTLAGVGINGLEMDSEELEKELDSLLQDSSKDSLDLPPVPQKVPSAPISDAELEAELEQLSVSAGDLAQKTPSTSSEPKTALGLNL; encoded by the exons ATGTGCAGCCCGGGGGAGGCCTCCCCTGGGCCGGCCCCGGCCGGGGACCTGCCCCCGGAGTGGGAGACGGATGACGAGCGTATGGCTTTCCTGTTCTCGGCCTTCAAGCAGAGCCGCGAGGTGAACAGCACCGAGTGGGACAGCAAGATGGCCTTCTGGGTCGGGCTGGTGCTGGCCCGCGGCCGGCGGAGGGGCGCGGTGAGGACGtgcctgagggagctgcagaaCGGCTTCGAGCGGCGGGGCAGCGTCCCCTTGGGGCTGGGCACCGTcctcagggagctgctcag ACGTGGGAAGCTCCAGAGGGAGTCAGACTTCATGGCCAGTGTAGACAGCAGCTGGATCTCGTGGGGTGTGGGAGTTTTCATCCTGAAGCCCCTCAAGTGGACCCTCTCCAGCGTGCTGGGGGACAGCAAAAttcctgaggaagaggaggttcTGATTTACGTGGAGCTGCTTCAG gagaaggcagaggaagTTTATCGCTTCTACCAGAACTCTGCCCTCTCTTCCCACCCCGTGGTCGCCCTGTCCGAGCTCCGCTCCCTCTGCGCCGGCCTCTGCCCGGACGAAAGGACCTTCTActtgttgctgctgcagctgcagaaggagaagAGGGTCACCATCCTGGAACAGAATGGAGAGAAG ATTGTGAAGTTTGCCCGAGGCCTCCACGCCAAGGTGTCCCCGATGAATGATGTGGACATCGGGGTTTATCAGCTGATGCAGAgtgagcagctgctgtcacagaaGGTGGAGTCCCTTTCCCAGGAAGCAGAGAA GTGTAAAGAGGATGCCAGGAGTGcttgcagagctgggaagaagcAGCTG GCCCTGAGGTGCCTCAAGTCGAAGCGGAGGACGGAGCGGCGCATCGAGGAGCTGCACTCCAAGCTGGACGCCGTGCAGGGAATCCTGGATCGCATCTACGCCTCCCAGACCGACCAGATG gtGTTTAATGCCTACCAGGCTGGAGTGGGAGCTCTGAAGCTTTCCATGAAGGATGTGACAGTGGAGAGGGCAGAGAACCTGGTGGATCAGATCCAAGAG CTTTGTGACACTCAAGATGAAGTGGCCCAGACTCTGGCAGGAGTGGGGATCAATGGTCTGG AGATGGactctgaggagctggagaaggagctggacaGTCTCCTGCAGGACTCCAGTAAGGATTCCCTGGATCTGCCTCCCGTGCCCCAGAAGGTGCCCAGTGCCCCCATCTCTGACGCCGAGCTggaagctgagctggagcagctctctgtgtctgctggag ATCTGGCACAAAAGACTCCCTCTACTTCTTCTGAACCCAAAACCGCTCTGGGACTGAATCTCTGA
- the LOC136372569 gene encoding tumor necrosis factor receptor superfamily member 10B-like isoform X3: MLPPRRRLVALLLLVALATFGTGAVTLRKRDSLDTVWGAEGGYYMKSDGLYYCQKCPPGTYLAAECKEQNGSSECKPCGYGEYMEYPSAFQTCRECSKCREDQVEQSPCQPVRNTVCACRNGTFCPPEHPCEMCQKCQPRCPEGQMVQKPCRPDSDLQCAPATDSTVPLYISVIIGTAACVGVFGVVFLLWKYRCSSPGDGRPSNRRRYEMVTSMFRKLWYRSVSTGAEDNATNNNLQNQQRELEPPLVVPSSGSRSRRKRLVPVPGKDPTQVLQDTFYPLAEKIPRDDWKKFGRKLYLEENDIVMVNSSDAFYDMLYKWLIREGSKASLNTLLDALDELHLCGVAEKISSMVLQNGTFQNETS, translated from the exons ATGCTCCCGCCCCGACGGCGCCTCGTcgctttgctgctgctggtcgCG ctggccaCTTTTGGAACTGGTGCTGTCACCCTGAGGAAGAGGGACAGCTTGGATACAGTTTGGGGAGCAGAAGGTGGTTACTACATGAAAAGTGACGGTCTCTACTATTGCCAGAAGTGCCCTCCAG GCACTTACCTTGCAGCAGAGTGTAAAGAACAGAATGGCTCTAGCGAGTGTAAGCCCTGTGGATACGGGGAATACATGGAATATCCAAGTGCCTTCCAGACGTGCCGGGAGTGCTCCAAGTGCAGGGAAG ACCAGGTGGAGCAGAGTCCCTGCCAGCCCGTCAGGAACACGGTGTGTGCCTGCAGGAACGGCACCTTCTGCCCCCCAGAGCACCCCTGTGAGATGTGCCAGAAGTGCCAGCCCAG GTGTCCTGAGGGTCAGATGGTGCAGAAACCCTGCAGACCTGACAGTGACCTGCAGTGTGCTCCTGCCACGGATAGCACGGTGCCCCTGT ACATCAGTGTCATCATCGGGACGGCTGCGTGTGTGGGCGTCTTTGGGGTTGTGTTCTTGCTCTGGAAATACcgctgcagctccccag GGGATGGGAGACCCTCGAACAGGAGGCGCTATGAAATGGTG ACCTCCATGTTCCGAAAACTCTGGTACAGGAGCGtgagcacaggggcagaggACAATGCCACCAACAATAACCTGCAGAACCAGCAGCGTGAGCTGGAGCCGCCACTG GTGGTGCCATCGAGTGGAAGCAGAAGCCGTAGAAAGAGGCTGGTTCCGGTGCCAGGGAAGGACCCCACTCAAG TGCTGCAGGACACCTTTTACCCCTTGGCTGAGAAGATCCCCAGGGACGACTGGAAGAAGTTTGGCCGCAAGCTGTACCTGGAGGAGAACGACATCGTCATGGTCAACTCCAGCGACGCCTTCTACGACATGCTCTACAAGTGGCTGATCAGGGAGGGCTCCAAGGCCTCCCTGAACACGCTGCTGGACGCCCTGGACGAGCTGCACCTCTGCGGGGTGGCAGAGAAAATCTCCTCCATGGTGCTCCAGAACGGAACTTTCCAGAATGAAACCAGCTGA
- the LOC136372569 gene encoding tumor necrosis factor receptor superfamily member 10B-like isoform X1 translates to MTALPDYRKGQQSTCWAPEPAVTTQEFLLATFGTGAVTLRKRDSLDTVWGAEGGYYMKSDGLYYCQKCPPGTYLAAECKEQNGSSECKPCGYGEYMEYPSAFQTCRECSKCREDQVEQSPCQPVRNTVCACRNGTFCPPEHPCEMCQKCQPRCPEGQMVQKPCRPDSDLQCAPATDSTVPLYISVIIGTAACVGVFGVVFLLWKYRCSSPGDGRPSNRRRYEMVTSMFRKLWYRSVSTGAEDNATNNNLQNQQRELEPPLVVPSSGSRSRRKRLVPVPGKDPTQVLQDTFYPLAEKIPRDDWKKFGRKLYLEENDIVMVNSSDAFYDMLYKWLIREGSKASLNTLLDALDELHLCGVAEKISSMVLQNGTFQNETS, encoded by the exons ATGACTGCTCTTCCTGATTACAGGAAGGGACAGCAGAGCACTTGCTGGGCACCGGAGCCCGCAGTGACAACCCAGGAGTTCCTG ctggccaCTTTTGGAACTGGTGCTGTCACCCTGAGGAAGAGGGACAGCTTGGATACAGTTTGGGGAGCAGAAGGTGGTTACTACATGAAAAGTGACGGTCTCTACTATTGCCAGAAGTGCCCTCCAG GCACTTACCTTGCAGCAGAGTGTAAAGAACAGAATGGCTCTAGCGAGTGTAAGCCCTGTGGATACGGGGAATACATGGAATATCCAAGTGCCTTCCAGACGTGCCGGGAGTGCTCCAAGTGCAGGGAAG ACCAGGTGGAGCAGAGTCCCTGCCAGCCCGTCAGGAACACGGTGTGTGCCTGCAGGAACGGCACCTTCTGCCCCCCAGAGCACCCCTGTGAGATGTGCCAGAAGTGCCAGCCCAG GTGTCCTGAGGGTCAGATGGTGCAGAAACCCTGCAGACCTGACAGTGACCTGCAGTGTGCTCCTGCCACGGATAGCACGGTGCCCCTGT ACATCAGTGTCATCATCGGGACGGCTGCGTGTGTGGGCGTCTTTGGGGTTGTGTTCTTGCTCTGGAAATACcgctgcagctccccag GGGATGGGAGACCCTCGAACAGGAGGCGCTATGAAATGGTG ACCTCCATGTTCCGAAAACTCTGGTACAGGAGCGtgagcacaggggcagaggACAATGCCACCAACAATAACCTGCAGAACCAGCAGCGTGAGCTGGAGCCGCCACTG GTGGTGCCATCGAGTGGAAGCAGAAGCCGTAGAAAGAGGCTGGTTCCGGTGCCAGGGAAGGACCCCACTCAAG TGCTGCAGGACACCTTTTACCCCTTGGCTGAGAAGATCCCCAGGGACGACTGGAAGAAGTTTGGCCGCAAGCTGTACCTGGAGGAGAACGACATCGTCATGGTCAACTCCAGCGACGCCTTCTACGACATGCTCTACAAGTGGCTGATCAGGGAGGGCTCCAAGGCCTCCCTGAACACGCTGCTGGACGCCCTGGACGAGCTGCACCTCTGCGGGGTGGCAGAGAAAATCTCCTCCATGGTGCTCCAGAACGGAACTTTCCAGAATGAAACCAGCTGA